GCCACACTGTCTCCTCCCGAGACTCAGCGAAGTTGAAATGTTTGTGATGATGCAATCTACCCGCGGCTAGACGGAAAGACCCCATGAACCTTTACTGTAGCTTTGCATTGGACTTTGAACCAATCTGTGTAGGATAGGTGGGAGGCTTTGAAGCGGGGACGCCAGTTCTCGTGGAGCCAACCTTGAAATACCACCCTGGTTCGTTTGAGGTTCTAACCTTGGCCCGTGATCCGGGTCGGGGACAGTGCATGGTAGGCAGTTTGACTGGGGCGGTCTCCTCCTAAAGTGTAACGGAGGAGTTCGAAGGTACGCTAGGTACGGTCGGACATCGTGCTAATAGTGCAATGGCATAAGCGTGCTTAACTGCGAGACCGACAAGTCGAGCAGGTACGAAAGTAGGACATAGTGATCCGGTGGTTCTGTATGGAAGGGCCATCGCTCAACGGATAAAAGGTACTCTGGGGATAACAGGCTGATTCCTCCCAAGAGTTCATATCGACGGGGGAGTTTGGCACCTCGATGTCGGCTCATCACATCCTGGGGCTGTAGCCGGTCCCAAGGGTATGGCTGTTCGCCATTTAAAGTGGTACGTGAGCTGGGTTTAAAACGTCGTGAGACAGTTTGGTCCCTATCTGCCGTGGGCGTTGGAAATTTGAAGGGGGCTGCTCCTAGTACGAGAGGACCGGAGTGGACGAACCTCTGGTGTACCGGTTGTCACGCCAGTGGCATTGCCGGGTAGCTAAGTTCGGAAGAGATAACCGCTGAAAGCATCTAAGCGGGAAACTCGCCTTGAGATGAGATTTCCCGGAGCCTTGAGCTCCTTGAAGGGTCGTTCGAGACCAGGACGTTGATAGGTCGGGTGTGGAAGTGCAGTAATGCATTAAGCTAACCGATACTAATTGCCCGTACGGCTTGTCCCTATAACCTTGGCAGTCATTGCCAATGCAAGGGTTCGGCTGTTTGTTGACACAACAGATAAAACCACTTCTTCCAGATTCAGAGTGACGCATGCATTCAAGCTGCGGCGCTCGTACAAGTTATGCCTGATGACCATAGCAAGTCGGTACCACCCCTTCCCATCCCGAACAGGACCGTGAAACGACTTTGCGCCGATGATAGTGCTGCAACCAGTGTGAAAGTAGGTTATCGTCAGGCTAGTTATTCCGCAGAAGCCCGCTCAGTTCAATCTGAGCGGGCTTTTTGCTTTCGGTAACACGAAGCCCGCCCGGCCGGATCGGCACCACCCATCCTTGCCTGAGCGGGCTTTGTGCTTTTTCAGGCACAATGCCCCTGCAAGCTTGTTAAATCAACCAGACAGGGGACCCATGAACGAGCGGACCGCACGCGATGTCGTCCTGATGCGCGCTATCGAAACCGCCGACGCCAAGCGCGAGATCCTTTCCGAAGACGACCGCGTGTACGCCAGCCGCAGCGCGCGCGAGCTGGCGCATTGGCAGGCCGCCGAAGGCAAGAGCGAGCCCAGGCTCGATCATTTCCTCGGCCAACGCGCGGAACTCATCCTCAAACGTCTGGCCGAGCGCACGCCGGCCTTTGCCGCCTTCCGCCAGCGGCGCAGCGTGCTGCCCCTGCTGGCGGTGCTGCTGCCCATCGTCGGTTTCGTGGCCGGGGCGGGGCTCGACCGCATCGGCAATCCGCACCGCGTCGACCTGTTGTCGGCGCCGCTGCTCTTGATCCTCGGTTGGAACCTGCTCGTGTATCTCGCCCTGATCGTGTGGGCGCTCGTGCCGTCGAAGACCACCGGCTGGGCGAGCCCGCGCCTGCTGCGGCGGCTGTCCGTCGGCAAGGCCGCGCTGCCGCGCAAGCTCCCGGCGCCGCTCGCCGCCGGCATCGCGCAATACGTTACGGACTGGTCGCAGCTGACGGCCAAGCTCACGCATCTGCGCCTCGCGCGCACGATCCACTTCGCCGCAGCCACGTTCGCGCTCGGTGCGATCGCGTCGCTGTACGCGCGCGGCGTGCTGACCCAATATGCTGCCGGGTGGGAAAGCACCTTCCTGGCCGCGCCGCAGGTGCATGCGCTGCTGTCCTTCCTGTTCGCGCCCGCGCTGGCCGTGTTCCCGCTGCAGGGTTTTTCGCTGGCCGACGTCCAGGCCCTTCACTTCGTGCAGGAACCGTCGCCCGCCGGCGGCGCGCGCTGGGTGCACCTGTATGCTGCGACGCTGTTGCTGCTCGTCGTGCTGCCGCGCCTCGTGCTGGCCGTCGTGTCCGCGCTGCGTGCGCGCCGTATCGCACATCGGTTTCCCCTCGACCTGGGCCAACCCTATTATCGGCTGCTGGCCGACCGCGTCGGGGCGTCCGGTCCGGCCGTGCTGCGCGTGATCCCGTACAGCTTCACGGTCGACGAAGCGCGCCATAAAGGTCTCGCGGCCGTCGCGACGATGGTCCTCGGCGAACAAGCGCAGTTGATGCTGCGCCCGTCCTGCGCGTATGGCGAAGAACCGAAGGAACTGCTGCGCGACGCGCGCCTGGACGATCCCGATGTCGCCATCACGGCCGTTCTCTTCAATCTCGCGGCGACGCCTGAACGCGAGAACCACGGCGCCTTTCTCGACTATCTGGCGCGCAATACGCCGCGCGGCATCGCCGTGCTGCTCGACGAATCCGGCCTCGTCGAACGCGGCGCCGGCCAGGGTGGCTTCGACAATCGCGTGGTGGAGCGCGTCGCGCTGTGGCACGAGTTCTGCAGGTACCACCACACCCGCGCGACCGTCGTCGACCTGCTGCATCCCGAGCGCCATCCGCTCGACCTCGGGAACGGCCTTGCCGTCTCGGGTGCGGCATGAGCGCGCAACCCGTCGACATCCAGTTCGCACTCGTCTCGCACACGAACAACGGCAAGACGACCTTGGCGCGCACGCTCATCGGCATGGACGTGGGCGAGGTGCGCGATGCCGCCCACGTGACCGTGTTCGCCGAAGCGCACACGCTGCAGACCACTCACACGGGCGATCGCCTGTTGTTGTGGGACACGCCCGGCTTCGGCGACTCGGTCCGCTTGCTCAAGCGGCTCGCGCAAGCCGGCAATCCGATCGGCTGGTTTCTGCGCGAAGTGTTCGACCGCTACCGCGACCGGCCGTTCTGGCTCAGCCAGCAGGCGCTGCGCGCGGCGAAGGATGCGGCCGACGTCGTCCTGTACCTCGTGAATTCGTCCGAGGATCCGCGCGACGCGGGCTATTTGCCGGCCGAGATGCGGATCCTGGAATGGCTGGGCAAACCGGTCGTCGTGCTGCTCAACCAACTGGGACCACCGCGGCCCGACGAGCAGGAACAGGCGGAGCAGACGCGCTGGAAGGCGCATCTCGACCGGTTCGCGATCGTGCGCGACGTGCTCGCGCTGGACGCGTTCGCCCGCTGCTGGGTGCACGAGGATGTGTTCTACGAGCGCGTCGGCAAGTTGATCGACGAGGCCAAGCGCGACGGCTATGCGCGCCTGCTCGCGGCCTGGCAGGCGAACAATGTGCAGCGCTTCCGCGCGTCCGTCGAACTCGGCGCGCAGATGCTGGCCGGCGCAGCGCGCGACAGCGAGGCGATCGCGCAGGAGGGCAAGGCGGGCCTGCTCAAGTCCGCATTGAAGGCAGTCGGTCTCGGCAAGGACGAACAAAAGCGCCAGGACGCGGCGATGGCCGGCCTCGTCGAGCGGCTCGAGCGGCGCATCGGCGATACGACCGTCGGCCTGCTGCGCCTGCACCGGCTCGACCCGGGCGACGCGGGCCGCATCAATGCCCGCGTGCGCGAGAACTTTGCCGTGCGCGCGCCCATCGACAAGGCGCCGGCCGGACTGCTGGGCGCCGTCGTCTCCGGCGCCGCGACCGGGCTGTCGGCGGACCTGATGGCCGGCGGCCTCACGTTGGGCGGCGGCGCGCTGCTCGGCGCGATCGTCGGGGCGCTCACGATGGCCGGCGCGGCCTGGGGTTTCAACACGACGACGGACCGCGACCGGCCTACCGTGCAGTTCGCGGATCCGTTCCTGCGCACGCTCCTCGTCGGCAGTGTGTTGCGCTACCTGGCCGTCGCCCACTTCGGACGGGGACGGGGCAACTTCGTC
This genomic stretch from Massilia putida harbors:
- a CDS encoding DUF2868 domain-containing protein — translated: MNERTARDVVLMRAIETADAKREILSEDDRVYASRSARELAHWQAAEGKSEPRLDHFLGQRAELILKRLAERTPAFAAFRQRRSVLPLLAVLLPIVGFVAGAGLDRIGNPHRVDLLSAPLLLILGWNLLVYLALIVWALVPSKTTGWASPRLLRRLSVGKAALPRKLPAPLAAGIAQYVTDWSQLTAKLTHLRLARTIHFAAATFALGAIASLYARGVLTQYAAGWESTFLAAPQVHALLSFLFAPALAVFPLQGFSLADVQALHFVQEPSPAGGARWVHLYAATLLLLVVLPRLVLAVVSALRARRIAHRFPLDLGQPYYRLLADRVGASGPAVLRVIPYSFTVDEARHKGLAAVATMVLGEQAQLMLRPSCAYGEEPKELLRDARLDDPDVAITAVLFNLAATPERENHGAFLDYLARNTPRGIAVLLDESGLVERGAGQGGFDNRVVERVALWHEFCRYHHTRATVVDLLHPERHPLDLGNGLAVSGAA
- a CDS encoding DUF3482 domain-containing protein; translated protein: MSAQPVDIQFALVSHTNNGKTTLARTLIGMDVGEVRDAAHVTVFAEAHTLQTTHTGDRLLLWDTPGFGDSVRLLKRLAQAGNPIGWFLREVFDRYRDRPFWLSQQALRAAKDAADVVLYLVNSSEDPRDAGYLPAEMRILEWLGKPVVVLLNQLGPPRPDEQEQAEQTRWKAHLDRFAIVRDVLALDAFARCWVHEDVFYERVGKLIDEAKRDGYARLLAAWQANNVQRFRASVELGAQMLAGAARDSEAIAQEGKAGLLKSALKAVGLGKDEQKRQDAAMAGLVERLERRIGDTTVGLLRLHRLDPGDAGRINARVRENFAVRAPIDKAPAGLLGAVVSGAATGLSADLMAGGLTLGGGALLGAIVGALTMAGAAWGFNTTTDRDRPTVQFADPFLRTLLVGSVLRYLAVAHFGRGRGNFVEGEAPPFWQAEVERSVARHEAELAPLWKAVRAAPDAAAATASVQALLGRVIVETLEHLYPETAARALARAAM